The sequence CCACCACCCAGCCTCTGTCCTGATGATGATAAGGAGGATGGAGCTCAGTCCTTCCTGCCCTTTGCACTAGGACAGTGTGATGTCTCCATCCTCCCAGCACCCTGATGCTGAAGCAGtatttgagcacctccaggctgagctctcaTGTGGGCAGGAACCTCCACTCTGCTCCCCTGGGAAAGGATTTGAACTAGGAACTGGATTTTAACCAGTTAGGAGGGATTTTTTATTCCTTGATCCTCATATCCCTGCTTTGGCTTGTCATAGATGGGACAGGGGCCTGGTGCATTCACTGGGGAGCAAAGTTAATCTCTGGGGTCATGCCTTTCTTAAGCCATTGAGATGGGGCAGCCCAAGGAAAGGAAACACTTGGCCGAGCTACAGCAGACCTGAAGGTTCTGCTAAGCCTCAGGTGGCATCTGTGTGCCAGGACCTCTCTTCACATAGTCATCTTGTCCCTCCTCAGGGAGGCTGGTGGGGTCATACTCACTGTGCAAGATTGTCTGCACTGCCCAGTGGTGGGAGTGGCGCTCGTGGGAGGTCAGCATCACTGTGCATGCTTCCCTGCTGGCATTGAATGTGTGTTGGCCTGTTGAGCAGAAGCTCTCGAAGAAGGAGTTGTTGGTGCTGGCAGTCCTCCACAtagcctgcagtgacagcaagAGCTCAGCACTGTCCCCACAGCCAGACACTGATCATAGAGTGTTTTGGGTTGCAAATGACCTgtactgagcagggacatctgcaactcaggttgctcagagactcatccagcttgaccttgaatgcttccagggatagggcatctACCACCAATTTGGGCATTCCCAGGcaagtgtttcaccatcctgtataaaaaattccttccttccttctctctagcctAAATCTCTCCTTGTTTAagaccatcaccccttgtcctgtcataacagtccctgataaaaagtctgtccccagcactcttatcagcccctttaagtattgaaaggccacaatacagtctccccagagccttctcttctccagactgaacaacctcaactctctcagcctgcactCACAGCAGAGTgattccagccctcagataattTCTGTGGTGTCCTCTGGCCCtgttccaacaggtccatgtctgtcctatgctgaggactccagagatggaccaAACACTGCAGGTgggttctcaccagagcagaggggtagaatcccctccttccacctgctgcccacattgCTGAGGAGGATCCCAGCCCATCACCAGGGATGCTGTGGCCATCCCCATACTTCCCTGTCCctttgccctgcccagctcctgtaTCCCTCCCAGGGAACAGGAAAGGTTTATAAGTGGTTTCTTTCTGAGAAGCTGAGCTCTTGGCTGCTGTTCCTTACCAGGGCCCTGTGCTGGCCTtatctgagagctgcagcttttggTGTTACAGGAATAGCAGGTTCCCAAGGGAAGCAggcgggagggggagggaggggggggggcggagggcagaggaggctgaagggccACGGCAGGAACAggtcagggctctgcagctcccctgggcatcTGCAGCCCTCCCATCACTCATGCTTCTACCCCATCAACCCAGGTGCCTGTTCTCCCTAGGGCctcagttctgtgactctgcagaGACAAGAGAATGCATTTTGCTTTTGCATAAACTGAAGCATCTCTGGAGGGGTCAGTCTGGGCCGGTGGTGAaaagggttggatggagccaTGTCTCCACTGAGATATTCCTAAGGCTTTTTATATCTCTTCACAGCAGGTGGGagctcaccaaggcagagatgGTGGCCCTCCTATGTACACACATGCTAGGTGCTCAAGGTCCTGCCTGCACTGGTCCTGCATGCCCGAGCTCTCCACACATGCCAAAACGAGGTGTCGTGTGTCTGTCCCAGCTGggttctgctcctgcctgctccaacaccctgaaccttcctctccctctgcagtgctAGCCGCACCAGGTCCTGCTCACACTAACggccagcaccaccctgcctgctccattGGGAGGGTGGGAGCTGCCTGGCCGAGGAAGGCATCTAATCTCACCCCATCTTATCTAAATATTTGGGAAGCAGCAGTGGAGACAGGATGCACTTGCCCAGGCGGAAGACTGATCCCTCCTGGGCACAGTGCGAGGCTAAGCTCAGCAGCGTGAGGCCTTGGCTGTCCCTAGGAACCTCTGCTGGCCCTCGGCTGTCCTTTTGCTCCACGTGGGGAGAAATGCTCCCCAGGCCCCCCAGCTGAGTCCTCAccctggaatcatggaatcgctaaagttagaaaagacctttaagatcatcaagtccaagtgttaacccagcactgccaaggctgCCACTAACCcacagcccctcagcaccacatctgcacagcttttaatacctccaaggatggtaaatccaccacttccctgggcagcctgttcctgaccTTGACAACCTGTCtggggaagacatttttttaaatgtccaacctaaaccttctctggtgcaacttgaggccatttcctcttgttcattcacatgttacttgggagaagagactgacctccacctcactctAGCTGCTTTTCAGTTAGCTGTAGAGAGCGAGatggtctccctcagcctccttttctccggactaaacaaccccagctgctcctcgccAGACCTGCTCACCATATTTGCTGCTCTTCTTTTaacactctccagcacctcaatgtcctccttctagtaaggggcccaaaactgaaaccaGCATTTGAGATGTGGCCGTACCAATGCCAAGAACTGGGAgataatcacttccctactcctccTTCACTATtactgatccaagccaggatgctgttggccttcttggccacctgggcacactgttggctcacgttcagctgtTAACCAACAGCctgaggtccttttctgccaggcagattCCCCAAGCCATCCCAACTACAACCGTAGGAAAGGAGTTGGATGGAaaacctgcccccagccttgtgcccatGGGCAGCAAGACAAGACCTTGGCAAGGCAGAATCCCCCGGCAAGCTCAtccccagcaggacagggaaaagAATGGTTACAGCTTGGTCAGGATGGTGTTTTTATCATCTTTGGACGCTGGGTTGTGCTCCTACGCTTTAAACGTTCTGCAGCTTATCagtccctgcctgtgcagcaTTTTCTGTTTGGCAGAGGCATGATAACCCTttttgctgcctccctgcacccTCTTTTCCCAGCTTTTCCCACAGCTCTGTCTTCCCTCAGCCCTTAACAACCcaatcctcctcctcatcccatggggagaaaagaaagacctttaaaatattttttttcagacagaGAGGACAATCAGATGCAAGGCTGAAACCCAGCTGAGCACCCAACTGCTTTGCTATTGGATGATGAACAGCACCTAAACTCCCTTTTGAGCAGGACCTGGAGGCTTTTGCCCTTTCCAGGATTGGAAGAGGGGCATGGAAAAGCTGTGGGAGCTAtcaggggtgccctggcagcagtgccacgGACCcggctgctctcccctcctgccATCAGAGCCGCTCGCATTCTTTGGCCACAGTTGACAGGCGCTGCCGAGCAGCTCGAATCTGGTTCCCACACTGGTGGGGACCTAAAACTAACATCCCTGAATGAGGTAACAGCACTTGAGTCAACAAACCACCCCTGTCAGCTGGACAGGGTGAGGGAGACCATGACCCTGCTCAGTGAGGGTGTCCCTCTTCCTGCATCAGGGACCACTCTGCTGTCCCTAGGCTGGTGGGTCTCACACAGCTAATTCCCTCACACACCTGGGCATGGGTCCAGATGCTCCCACTGGTGCTTCTGCATCCGCTAGCTGGATCAGGCTCTGATCCTCCTCAGTATCCTCTGACTCAGCTTTCTGGGTACATCTATGTCTCAGCTAGGGACACAATGGAGGAGGAATGCTGGACCCCTGAGAAGTGGTCACAGGTTTGTGTGGCTCAGCCACAGCTTGTGTGCCACCAAGCACCCTTTCACATTGTCACCTCTCACATCACCTAATGCATCTTGGGGTTGGGATAAGGATCGACTGACCATCCATCTGTCCATCAGCCAAGCACCTCAAGCAGCCAATAAAAACCTCAACTGAAGATACACTTGTGAGCTGGACCCTGGGAAAGTCATCCTATGGAATGCAAAGCATCAAGCTAATTAGCCTCATTAAGAAACTCATTAAGAGCCTGCTGCAACCAAAGGAAGGCatagagggaaaagagaaggtgaGGAAACATAGACCAAACTGTTCAGCACTCATCAAAAACATcatctgaagaagaaaaatgctggGAATAAACTAGTTCATAAGGTACCTTTGGTCCATAAAGTGGTGCCAACTATAATTTCAATGCTGGGgtgtttttggtggtttgtgttgttgttttttttccccctaggaTTTACAATTTTAGGTATTTGTGGGGGTTTTAAGTTAAATTTACTGAAGCTGGAGAAACTGAGgtgcagcagtggggagggaCAATGCCCACAGTTCCTAGGTTCAGATTCCTAggcttcctgcagctccagtgctTTCCAATGAGCCCAGCCATGCCTGGGATGGGGTGATCcttgccttctcctctgctctgtgtgaTCTGGACACAGCCCCACAACTGGACCCTCATGTTGACCTCAGTGAATCTCAGCTTCCCTGTGGAGCTGAGGTTTTAGCATGAAGCTGCCCTGactctggcagagcaggactggAGGCACTTCGGGAACACTCCTCCTTATAGTGCACTTTCCTGTTTTCCCACGGGTTGTGAAATGCAAAGGATTTTTTCAGTTTGCTGTCAAGATTTGGCTAGAGACTTGTTTACCAGGCCTACAAAGCAGGGAAACCAGATAGTGCCATTTCTCTGTTATCTGCTCGGCTGGGGAGGCATTAAATTCATTGCCATTTTCAGGAACAGGCTGAGTGGAAAGTTAGCAACAAGGGGGTGGGAGGTGTTCTGGCAGCTGAGGGTAGCGATGCTCTGGGAGGATGCACCCttgcagcctttctgcagcttctGGTGGTTTGTGCTAACAATGCTTCAGCTCCTTACGATGCCCAGAGGAATCTAAGGGAAACAGGGTGGCAGACTCACTGGCCTGCCAGCTCCGGACAgtcagtgcccagcagagggggaggacagGAGTGATGGATGATGCCAAGCTGTGATGTCTGCCCACTCCCTAGCTTGCTGGTTCATGAgctctgttcagttttggaccactcactacaagaaggacattgggatACTCCAGAGTGTCCACTCCAGAGTGTCCAGGTggtcagtgaagctggtgaagggtctggagaacaagtcctaAAAGGAGCAGTTATTTATcctagagaaaagaaagctcaagATAGACTtctcctctctacaactaccttaaaggatGTTGcagaggtggtggttggtcCATTCAGCAAGTAACAAGCCATAGGAcgagagaaaacagcctcaagttgcaccaggggagctttaggttggatattagaaagaatgTCTTTACTGGATTGGAACAgccattagaacaggctgcccagggaagtggtggagtccccatccctggaggtatttgaggcataggaagttcaatggaaacaggaggaagaattttttcactgaggtttacagagcactggaacaggctgcccaggggggttgtggagtttccctctctggagatattcaagacccacctagatgagttcctgtgtgacctggtctatatatgatcctgctctggcaaggggtttggactgggtgatttCTCGAGGTGCCTTCcgacccccaccattctgtgtttctgtgatttaagAGTTGTGTAGCTGTAGTGCTTAGTGAGATGGTTTAGCCAAGGACTTGTTGTGTTAggctaatgattggacttgataatcttaaagctcttttccaatctaggcaattctgtgatccctgcacaccagcacttcccagcctgcccaTCCCCACTTCCCAAAAgcttcctggcacagctccagcaaaaGTATGGGGAGGACAATAGATCCTGCAGAGCatggctgtgcccaggaggagaaggtaagttgtgccagggaaattTTAttctggatattaagaaaaatttcttccctgaaagggttgtcaagccctggagcaagctgcccagagaagtggtggagggatttaaaagctgtgtaggtgtgatgctgagggccatggtttagtggtgacctggcagtgctgagttaacggttggacttgatgattttaacaatcttttccaagctaaacaattccatgattttgtaattctgtgtttcagtgtctcagacACTGCacaaagcagggcaggggatgctctctggagaggTCTTCCTGCTGTGGTGTCTGGGTTATGGCCCTCCTGGTAATAATATTCCTCCTTGAAGTCATCCTCGGTGTTAAGGACCACAGAGCTAAGAACATCATCACTTCTATGACCGTGCAGGCAAGAAGAATttacacacagcacagccaaaaTAGGAAAGTGATGACCATGAGATGGCAGCAGACAAgtgctttcccttctccaggagcacagggagtgctaagccttctccagggctgccaGACAGGGCCATCACCAAGCCACAGGGAATTTGAAGAGCTGCTGTGATGAGCAAGAATGATCATGCTCATCTCAGCATGTATCTCAAGGGGGTTTGTGAACATAATGTGACTGCTTTGTGTCTCACCACTGTATGGTGAAGTCAAGAGCCAGAGTGGATAGCAAAGGCTCTTCAACCTGAGCagctttttctgctgctgtgcagcacaagCTGTTGGAAAGTTCCTGAAGATCCAATTTCCCTATGCTTACACTGCTTTAGCAGTGCTGTGATGCAGAAACCAGAGCATTATGATGCCAAAACCCACCTCTTGAGCCTTACCCACAGCTCAGATAGATGCATTCATGCACTTTGTCAAGACCACACCAACCATGTGGTGTTGCCTCTTCCTCTTTATCATGAAGTTAAAACTTCCACCTGTTTGGAAACTTACAGTTTCCACAGGAATAATTTTGGAGGTGGATGTCCCTCAAAAAGCCATCAGGCAGTACCCACCCACTAGAAGAAGGATCTTGGTGCAGTCTTGGGCTGGGcttgcctttccccagcctttgCGCTACATTTTACTACTCCCTGGTCTACTAGAAGGCTTGAAACAAATGAAATGGAGTCTTTTGCTCTCAAATTAAGGATCCATGAGATCTGATATAGCATGAAGGAGCACAGTGAGTCCCAaactccaggctgctgctcttcccagaTACTCTGCAGTGGATGCCACCCTACTCCAGCTGTGAGGTTGTAAGATCTCATCCAGTATGCAACAACTGTagagttttgctttggttttgggatGAAGTTCTGGACTCTCTGCAAAGGCAAAAAGCTTTTCCCTTAGGTTTCACCCTCTAAAATGTTTCATTGCTCTTCCTCTGAGGCCTGGGTGGACTCAACTGGCCTTTCTACGTGAAGAAGACCATATGggcctcttctcctcctgctaCATTCCCCACTGCCTGATACTGCTGAGTGTGGGTTTGCATTTACCATTTTACACCCCAAAAGTGGTTGCATCTTATTTTGATGAAATTACTTTGACCTCTGTAGGCTTCCACACTCAGCATATCACAGGGTAAGAGCTGATCTCCAACAGCAACATGGCTGCTGACCCTACACAGAAGTCCCAGAGGATGGTACTTACACAGGTTCTGGGTTCTTTCAGATATATGTTGGGCAAACTGTTTTGCACCTGGTCTTTACAGATGACCtggaaagacagaagaaaagcaaCTCTCAAAAGGCTGGTATAGGTTGGAAGGACAGTTGGTGACTGATACAACAGATTGCCCCAATCCAGAGACATCCTTGGCAAAGCTCTGATCCATTTTGTGGAAAGGATACAGGTCTGGATGCCCTTCACTCAAATCTTTATGCCTGGAAAATGTTTCCACAGGTAACTGATGTGGTTGTTAATGCACTTCCCAAACCAGGCTTAAGATTTGCAGGACAGGGTAAAGCAGGAATTGGCTTGGGAAGCAGGAGGTTCTGTGCCAGAAGGCCATGGTGGGGTCCCATACTACAGGAGATAGGCAGCTAAAAGCAgagtctctttccttccttccttcctacaCTGGGATCTTCAGTTATCCTGCCTTGCCTTTTGAGTTGTGCCCCTGacccccttcccaaacctttttCTCATAATATCATCCATGTGAGGTTCACATTGAATTGTGGTGTTTGCATTCCCATCAAGTCCAAGTCCACACCAAGacatctgctgctctgcataATGCTTCCCAAGTTTCATTTGTTCCCTGTTCAGCACCCAGATCATAATGTCCTTCACCTCTATCCACAATGTGTCTTCAGTGGAAAGCTACAGGAGAAAGAggttgactagatgacctttaaaggtcccttctaatccaaGCCATTGTATGATCTAGAATTATCTTGCTGCCATCTAAGGCAGATCTCTCAAACACAGGCACAGCAAGAAAGGCTGCAGGTTTTATGTGCACATGGGATGAGAGCTGAATCTGAAGAGACACCACAACAAAGTGCTCACCTCCCTGTAGGTGTCATTACCTCATTTTGCAAAGAAGTGTTAGGGTGATGGTGGCCACATCTGCTGCACTCTGGCTGGTCCCCCAAGCCTGGGGTCAATGGCTGTTCACTGGTAGGGCTCTGGTCAGCAATTGAAGGTTTAGTTGGCACAGATCCAGCTTCTGGACTTCTCTGGTCTGGGTCCccaatacacacacacacacacaaataaaaacaaGGAGAAAGACAGTGTAGAGGATACAGCTGACAGTTCTGGTCACAAGCAGCTGAAAGTAAGTCTTCAGCTCTAGCCCTGCCTTGAAGCTCGTTGTGTCAAAGCTTGGAAAGGCTTTGGTTGCTTTCCTTACGTTTTCTTTGTGCTGGTTTAATTTTCTGATGCTGGAACCCATCAGACTGTTCTGGAGAGATGAACCCAAAGGCTGTGATGGCTGAGCTTTGGTAGCTGCATGAGCTGATTAAATGGAATGGCCCTCGGTTCACTTTATCTGAGGTGTCTTCCATGGAGGTTTCCACAGCAGAGGTAGACTACCTATTGGAAGAATTcactgtggcctttcagtacttaaaggagccTATTTGAAAGGAAGAAGCAAACCTTTCATCGGGGCCTGTCATGActggacaaggggtgatggttttaaactaacaAAGGTGGGCTTCAGACTACTTCAGCGGAAGAgtttttatgctgagggtggtgaaacactgctccaggttgcccagaaaggtgggagatgtcccaatcctggaaacattcaaagtcagactggatgtggctctgagcaacctgatctagtagatgTTCCCACTGACCTCAGGGGGATTGAAccagatggcctttaaaggtgcCTTTCAagccaaagcattccatgattttatgttCTATCTGAACTGACTACCCAGGATCTCTTGGAGAATGGATTTCATTGTGCAATTTGACTGACAACCACTCCCAACTCTGCTAGGAGGGGATGAAACGCCGTAACTTCTGCTGATTGCATCTCTATCAGCTATGGACAAAGTCCAGAGGGACGTCCTTAGAAGTAGTGCCTAGTActctggggacagcctggggtaTCCTGACTGCCTGCTACTCCCAAAGGGGCACATGCTCACATCTATTACCCTCACGCAGGTGTCTCAGATAGCTGCGATCATCTCAGATGCCTTTGTTGAGGTCTGAGGCATCTTACAGCGCAATGGGAGTAGTGcaaggagcacagcagcctcctgccttaCCAAGTCCTTTTGAGGGTTCCTAATCGATCCATAAATGGTGACAAAGTGAACTGAAATGTCACATCCTGTTCACAGCCTGTTTGCTTTTGGGACTCCTGCCTCTTCCAGAGAAAAGACGAGGAGTATTCTCTCTCAGACACATTCTGAAAGCtccagcagagaagtcatttcAAAGCCATCTGTTTCTTTTGCATTCTCTCACCTATTTATTAAATGTAAAGGGGTTTTAGACCTCTTCCTGCTCAATGCTCAAATCCTCAAATTTGAATTAACATAATTCCATAAATCATCCTTTAATGGAGAACAATCCTGTGGAACAGAAGGAGAATGAAACATCTTTCATGAAAATGCTCATTTCACCTCTTCATGCCTTCAAATGTGCTCAAAACATGACTTGAGTGAAGCCAGTGAAGGTGGTCTTGCACTAAGACCTTGGCCCATTCAGTGATGCTGACAGCTGGAAGGGTAGAAATGGTTTTGGGAGTGGCTTCTGTATTGCAGGTAACTGGAAACTGGGTCAAGAACAGCGTTCTTCAAAGGAAGATAAATGAAGGGTCATCATAGCTTTTATTCAGAGCCAGATATGTGCTGAATCCACAATCCCACACAACTCTGAAAGGTTCCATGGAGGTCCCACAGTGAGGGACAACCATCAGTTTGCTTCCCCATAAACACTGTGAAGGAATACCAGTGGGGACCCTGAACTGTGCCTTACCAGGACACTTATGAACTAAGGTGACGAAGGTAAAGCTCCAAAAGTCTGGAGAAAACATGAATCGTGTTCAGCAACATCCTAAACACTACATGGAGGATCCTGATACTGCTCAGACAGAAGCTAGCAGCCAATCCTCCCCTCAATAATGGTGAACATCCTGACCCTACTGCTTAGACTCTTGTGGTAgtgtgaaggtttaatcctCCTGCCTGGAACTGTCACAACTCTTTAGAGGTTGTAGGCTCAGAGTTTTGCCACAAAATCTCCTTAGTAATCTAAAGCTTATTTTCTGTTCATGCCCAGACAGCCTTCACTAAGCTGTCAGCCACACTAGAGATCTATAGCCAGGGATGCTGTCAATCTGTTTCACCAGCTCTACAACATCAGTCTCCAGCTCTCAACTCATCAATGCTGGCTCCCTTCTGCAGTCACTGAAGATCAAGTAAGTGCAGTCAGTGGTGCTGTGGACACAGTTTGGTCTATCCAAAAGCCAATGTCAATGCTGACTCGTGCTTTGAATTTCATTAACTGCATCGACTCGATCTCCAGTGACGACAACAGGGACCTAGACAACCAGCTGTCATGGAGACAGCTATGCTGGACATTCTGAGTATGACAGCAGGTATTTAGCGTAGCCAAAGGAAAAGCCCACAAAAGTGCCTCCCAATACAAGAAATCAAGGTTCTCATCTTCCAGTACCTCCTCCTGAAGTTGGTGTGGTGGTTGCCTCTGAGAACTTGTCAGTGTTTTCAGGTGGTAAAGACAGAGAGGCATTACTAGTGGTGTGGGACACAGGTCCAGCAAGAGCAGTAACAGAAGTGCCAGTGCTTCCAGGTGTGGTGGAAGAGGCCAGCCCTAGGACTGGAGAACTAGAAGAAGAGTGAGGCTGTTTTGAGACagatgagggagaagagacaccATAGTCCTTTTGCACAGGAGGAAGGTTGCTCACTGGCACTCCAGTGCTTGCAGTGGTGCTGGCCAACTGGTCCACAGGCTGGCTTCCCTGAGCTTCCACACTGGGGGAGGATGCCACACCAGTCCCTGAACCTCCTGTGGTGGCTGAAATGCTGCTCACGTGAGTGAGGACAGGACTTGCAGTAGTGGTGGCTGGCAAGCTTCCCAAGCTGCCTGCAGGACTAGTCTTCTGCTGGGCAGTACTGGAGGTTACagaaggaggggctggggaaccTCCAGAACTGACGGAGGAGCTGTCCTGCTGAGACTGGTGGGGTGATGTCGTGGGGATGGGTGGTGGGTTTCCTGGGTTGTTTCTGGGGGTGGGCCCTTCAATTCTGGCAGATGATGTCACAGAGGTGGTTGGTGGCCTTGTAGTGGTGATCACTTGAAAGGTGGTGGGTGATACTACAGTAGTGGTCGATGGATTTTCTGCAAGGGGGGTTGCTTGAACTGTGACAGCTGGCATGGTTGAGGTGGATGATGGGTTTTTTGTTCTGATTGTAGTGGTGACCGCAGTAGTTGTGACGAGCTTCCCATTTTCTCCTGGGACTGGAGAACTTGAAGTGTCCTGAGAGCTGACACCTAGGGaagtaaaaaaaacaacaagatAAACTTTGAGCTAAGGTGAATTTGTGAATGCCTCATCCTTGGAAATGTCCAAGGTCTGGTTAgaagaggctctgagcaacctggtctagtggaagaagtccttgcccaaggcagtgggggtcagactagatgaccttcagtggtcccctccaacccaaaccatcctctAATTCTATAAAAAATTGTAGACACTGGAATTCCTCTTTGGGTGAACTATGGAAAGAATATTTATTCTACTTGCTCCAAAAGAAATGGGTCAGCACTGGACAGTTTGCACGTAAATACAAAAAGACAATGACTTTGAGCTCTGTCATTTTAATTTTAAGGGTGTGCAGTTTAGCTTCCCATTGCAAGTACTGTCACCAATCTATGATCACATACTTGTTCAGATGATTATTTTACTATTCTGAAAAGCCTGAGAAAGTCACATTAAAATGTGATGTGCTCATTTTCTAATGAAAACCTTCAACAAAAACGAAGCCaaggaggcaggaaaaaaaaaaaaagaatgaaagaaagaggagaagcaaACCGGGAAAATTAAGGGGTCCAGCCCctgtgaggacaagctgagagttggagttgttcagcctggggaaggttcCTTGTGggctttcagtacttaaaggagatCCACATGAAAGATAGGGAGGGACTCTATATCAGGAAGcgcagtgataggataagggctAAAGATTTTAAACCAAAAAAAGAGTAGATTTTTATTAGATATGAAGAAGatattcttcactgtgaggaggGTGAGACATGGGAACAAGTTCCCTCTTTGGAAGTGTCCAAGGTTGGGTtagatgaggctctgagcaacctgatcataTTATCATGCATAAGGAGATCTGCAGCTGGTTTCTGAAGAATATTTTCAATTTCTAAATGATCAAGCTGGTTTCAAATTATAGAGTAGTGAGAGGTGCACCTGAGGAACACTTTGCTTGACTAAAGATACATCCTGCAACATCCTGCAATGCTAAAACATCAACTGGTATAAAAACTTGGGTCCCTTTTCCTGTTTGTAATCACTGCATGACCTCCATCAATTGCCACAGAAATAATTCCCTCCACATTGCACATGGTAACCACCAGCTCTAGGATCTTCCCCACATTCACCCCAGGAAAGGTTTGACCAGTTTTTCACCTTCCAGGACCTGGAGGCTGCACTGTGTCACTTGATCTGTAGATCTGCCGGGAGTCAAGACTACAGCCTGATTTTGGAGCAGGAGGGGTTCTTCTGTTCAATAGCTGCAGAAGAGGGCTATGGGTTTTGCCCCATGAAACACTTGTAATATGATCTCAGCCCTCCAAAACAGGAGTTACACTTCCAAGGTTTGATTTCTAGCTATATCCTAATGCTGCTCTCCAGAGATCTGCTTCATTCCCCCACGCTGGCTTACTGGGAAAGCATTTTTGCTTACGGTGCCTGTGAACTACCACTAGTTGTGCTTCAAGGACCAGAAGAAGGTTTGAGCTTCTGTGATTCAAACTGCTGGGGCAATTGAACCAAACTGTGACAGGACCTGGCGTGGTGG is a genomic window of Dryobates pubescens isolate bDryPub1 chromosome Z, bDryPub1.pri, whole genome shotgun sequence containing:
- the PODXL gene encoding podocalyxin isoform X2; protein product: MRAPLLLPLLLLGVSSQDTSSSPVPGENGKLVTTTAVTTTIRTKNPSSTSTMPAVTVQATPLAENPSTTTVVSPTTFQVITTTRPPTTSVTSSARIEGPTPRNNPGNPPPIPTTSPHQSQQDSSSVSSGGSPAPPSVTSSTAQQKTSPAGSLGSLPATTTASPVLTHVSSISATTGGSGTGVASSPSVEAQGSQPVDQLASTTASTGVPVSNLPPVQKDYGVSSPSSVSKQPHSSSSSPVLGLASSTTPGSTGTSVTALAGPVSHTTSNASLSLPPENTDKFSEATTTPTSGGDQRSPEAGSVPTKPSIADQSPTSEQPLTPGLGDQPECSRCGHHHPNTSLQNEVICKDQVQNSLPNIYLKEPRTCAMWRTASTNNSFFESFCSTGQHTFNASREACTVMLTSHERHSHHWAVQTILHIHLDPEEVLEDLKEKEKLEELGIANITYDKREQEMIINDEFSTPLIITIVTLAGSLLLIAAIYGCCHQRFSQKKDQHIHPDLPGFDDGHVALIFNRLTEELQTMENGYHDNPTLEVMETSSEMQEKKVNLNGELGDSWIVPLDTLMKEDLEEEEDTHL